Proteins from a single region of Macrotis lagotis isolate mMagLag1 chromosome 2, bilby.v1.9.chrom.fasta, whole genome shotgun sequence:
- the RPS19BP1 gene encoding active regulator of SIRT1 has translation MSASLLRRGLELLGEPAGSGPGRGAHKRPAGKPRAGRKAATATAKGKVVESALEEFQKRQRRDHLEENLRFMKQKRVVADRKITTKILLQNQGRKARDRPATKPEKEKPQGTVFTEEDFRKFQEEYFGSPGTK, from the exons aTGTCGGCGTCGCTGCTGCGCAGGGGCCTGGAGCTCCTCGGGGAGCCGGCGG gCTCCGGGCCGGGCCGAGGCGCCCACAAGCGGCCGGCGGGGAAGCCACGGGCCGGACGGAAGGCGGCCACGGCCACGGCCAAGGGCAAGGTCGTCGAGTCGGCCCTGG AGGAGTTCCAGAAGCGCCAGAGACGGGACCATCTGGAAGAGAACCTGAGATTCATGAAACAGAAGCGAGTAGTGGCCGACCGGAAGATCACCACAAAG ATCCTTCTCCAAAACCAAGGCAGGAAAGCCAGGGACCGCCCAGCCACCAAGCCAGAGAAGGAGAAACCTCAGGGCACCGTGTTCACTGAGGAAGACTTCCGCAAGTTCCAGGAGGAATATTTTGGGAGTCCTGGAACCAAGTGA